In Duganella zoogloeoides, a single genomic region encodes these proteins:
- the cheA gene encoding chemotaxis protein CheA: MTIDISQFFQVFFDEAEELLAQMERLLLAVDIDAPDAEDLNAIFRTAHSVKGGASTFGVTDMTEVTHILETLLDRIRKGEMALTSEHVDAFLAAKDILKMQLDGHRHGSEVDQDAVGNIRMVLHSLTENVPVAALAHVVVPSFGSAEVKVVDHSGGRRYRLELPVMDHREVTALGAELGLMGHVSITPLDKDRNAMVVTTHESLDDIIAICSFVLNPEDMTVTELPALDAAQQQLEDAARNKVESELGYGFFDAVPLHPDSATAVGGGSAGEGYGFFQPLEEIRANAQAASDDARGYGFFQPLEQIRAAAGIVSDPAQVLEDEKKAAKKEEKEKEKAAHGPGAESSSIRVSIEKVDQLINLVGELVITQAMIEQRVDTLDPMKHERLLNSVSQLTRNTRDLQEAVMSIRMMPMDFVFSRFPRMVRDLAAKLGKKVDFITNGAATELDKGLIERIVDPLTHLVRNSIDHGIEMPDVRRAAGKSDAGRLFLSASHQGGNIIIEVSDDGGGLNREKILAKAAQNGLAVSDSMSDAEVWQLIFAPGFSTAETVTDVSGRGVGMDVVKRNITAMGGVVDIRSAKGFGTTISISLPLTLAILDGMSIKVGEEVYILPLGFVIESLQPTPEDVKEISGKGRVIKVRGEYLPLVPLYQMFDIVPRFTNPSEGIVVIIETEGRKAGLFIDDLVGQQQVVVKNLESNYRKVAGISGATILGDGGVSLILDVAALIRSSRQLADEQIFS, from the coding sequence ATGACCATCGATATAAGCCAGTTTTTCCAGGTCTTTTTCGATGAGGCCGAGGAACTGCTGGCACAAATGGAAAGGTTGTTGCTGGCCGTCGATATCGATGCCCCCGACGCCGAGGATCTCAACGCCATCTTCCGCACCGCCCACTCGGTCAAGGGCGGCGCCTCCACGTTCGGCGTGACCGACATGACGGAAGTGACGCACATCCTGGAGACCCTGCTCGACCGTATCCGCAAGGGCGAAATGGCGCTCACGTCCGAACACGTCGATGCCTTCCTGGCCGCCAAGGACATCCTCAAGATGCAGCTGGACGGCCATCGCCACGGCAGCGAAGTGGACCAGGACGCGGTCGGCAACATCCGCATGGTGCTGCATTCACTGACGGAAAACGTGCCGGTGGCGGCGCTGGCCCACGTGGTCGTGCCGTCGTTCGGCAGCGCCGAGGTCAAGGTGGTCGATCACAGCGGCGGCCGCCGCTACCGCCTGGAGTTGCCGGTAATGGACCACCGCGAGGTGACCGCGCTCGGCGCCGAGCTCGGTTTGATGGGGCACGTCTCCATCACGCCGCTCGACAAGGACCGCAACGCCATGGTGGTGACCACCCACGAGAGCCTCGACGATATCATCGCCATCTGCTCGTTCGTGCTCAACCCCGAAGACATGACCGTCACCGAGTTGCCGGCGCTCGACGCCGCCCAGCAGCAGCTGGAAGACGCGGCCCGCAACAAGGTCGAGAGCGAGCTCGGCTACGGCTTCTTCGACGCCGTGCCGCTGCACCCGGACAGCGCAACCGCTGTCGGCGGCGGCAGTGCCGGCGAAGGCTACGGCTTCTTCCAGCCGCTCGAAGAAATTCGCGCCAATGCCCAGGCTGCCAGCGACGACGCGCGCGGCTACGGTTTCTTCCAGCCACTGGAACAGATCCGCGCCGCTGCCGGCATCGTCAGCGACCCGGCGCAGGTGCTCGAGGACGAGAAAAAGGCCGCGAAGAAGGAAGAGAAGGAAAAAGAAAAGGCGGCCCACGGTCCGGGCGCGGAATCGTCGTCGATCCGTGTGTCGATCGAAAAAGTGGACCAGCTGATCAACCTGGTGGGCGAACTGGTGATCACGCAGGCCATGATCGAGCAGCGCGTCGATACGCTCGACCCGATGAAGCACGAGCGCCTGCTCAACAGTGTCAGCCAGCTGACCCGCAATACCCGCGATTTGCAGGAAGCGGTGATGTCGATCCGCATGATGCCGATGGACTTCGTGTTCTCGCGCTTCCCGCGCATGGTGCGCGACCTGGCCGCCAAGCTCGGCAAGAAAGTCGATTTCATCACCAACGGCGCCGCCACCGAACTCGATAAAGGCTTGATCGAACGGATCGTCGATCCGCTGACGCACCTGGTGCGCAACTCGATCGATCACGGCATCGAAATGCCGGACGTGCGCCGCGCCGCCGGCAAGAGCGATGCGGGCCGGCTGTTCCTGTCGGCGTCGCACCAGGGCGGCAACATCATCATTGAAGTGTCTGACGACGGTGGCGGCTTGAACCGTGAAAAAATCCTGGCCAAGGCCGCGCAAAACGGCTTGGCCGTGAGCGACAGCATGAGCGATGCCGAGGTGTGGCAGCTGATCTTCGCGCCCGGTTTTTCCACCGCCGAAACCGTCACCGATGTGTCGGGACGCGGCGTGGGCATGGACGTAGTCAAACGCAACATCACCGCCATGGGCGGCGTGGTCGATATCCGTTCGGCCAAGGGATTCGGTACCACGATCTCGATTTCGCTGCCGCTGACGCTGGCGATTTTGGACGGCATGTCGATCAAGGTGGGCGAGGAGGTGTACATCCTGCCGCTGGGCTTTGTGATCGAATCTCTGCAGCCGACGCCGGAAGATGTCAAGGAAATCAGCGGCAAGGGCCGCGTGATCAAGGTGCGCGGCGAGTATCTGCCGCTGGTGCCGCTGTACCAGATGTTCGATATCGTGCCGCGCTTTACCAACCCCAGCGAGGGCATCGTGGTCATCATCGAGACCGAGGGCCGCAAGGCCGGGCTGTTCATCGACGACCTGGTGGGCCAGCAGCAGGTGGTGGTCAAGAACCTGGAATCGAATTACCGCAAGGTGGCCGGCATTTCCGGCGCCACCATTTTGGGCGACGGCGGCGTCTCCCTGATTCTCGACGTTGCCGCCCTGATACGCTCGTCGCGCCAGCTGGCCGACGAACAGATTTTTTCGTAG
- a CDS encoding chemotaxis protein CheW, whose product MSDALTTGANEIAGHEYLAFKLGTEEYGIDILKVQEIRGYEAVTRIANAPEFIKGVINLRGIIIPVVDMRIKFNLGEPIYDQFTVVIILNINGRIVGMVVDSVSDVTTLTPEQVKPAPEMGTAFSSDYMIGLGTIDERMLILVNIDKLMLSPDMGLMEQVAA is encoded by the coding sequence ATGTCCGACGCATTGACCACAGGCGCCAACGAGATCGCCGGCCACGAATACCTGGCGTTCAAGCTGGGTACCGAAGAATACGGTATCGACATTCTGAAAGTGCAGGAAATCCGTGGCTACGAGGCGGTCACCCGCATCGCCAACGCGCCCGAGTTCATCAAGGGCGTGATCAACCTGCGCGGCATCATCATCCCGGTGGTGGACATGCGCATCAAGTTCAACCTGGGCGAGCCGATCTACGACCAGTTCACCGTGGTGATCATTTTGAACATCAACGGCCGCATCGTCGGCATGGTGGTTGATTCGGTGTCCGACGTGACCACCCTGACGCCGGAGCAAGTCAAGCCGGCGCCCGAGATGGGCACGGCGTTCAGCTCCGACTACATGATCGGTCTCGGCACCATCGACGAGCGCATGCTGATTTTGGTAAATATCGACAAATTGATGTTGAGCCCCGACATGGGCTTGATGGAACAAGTGGCGGCCTAA
- a CDS encoding response regulator, which translates to MAKTILAVDDSSSQRQMVAFSLKAAGYDVVEAVDGMDGLEKAKLQQVDMVLTDQNMPRMDGLELIKMLRQLPSYAKTPILMLTTESSDEMKNKGRAAGANGWLVKPFDPQRLNEVVKKVIG; encoded by the coding sequence ATGGCCAAGACAATACTTGCAGTTGATGATTCCAGTTCCCAGCGCCAGATGGTGGCCTTCAGCCTGAAGGCGGCCGGCTACGACGTGGTCGAAGCCGTGGACGGCATGGACGGCCTGGAAAAAGCCAAGCTGCAACAGGTCGACATGGTGTTGACCGACCAGAATATGCCGCGCATGGACGGCCTGGAACTGATCAAGATGCTGCGCCAGCTGCCCAGCTACGCCAAGACCCCGATCCTGATGCTGACCACGGAGTCGTCGGACGAAATGAAAAACAAGGGCCGCGCTGCCGGCGCCAATGGCTGGCTGGTCAAGCCGTTCGATCCGCAGCGGCTCAACGAGGTGGTGAAGAAAGTCATCGGCTGA
- the motB gene encoding flagellar motor protein MotB, whose product MAEEGLRPIIVKRIKKHGGGHHGGAWKIAYADFVTAMMAFFLLMWLLGSTTKGDLNGISEYFKTPLKVAMQGGSGSGDSSSVIQGGGTDLTRKTGQVKASDNPTEQKTYNLNAAKKALEAEEKERLKNLKQKIEQKIDANPVLTKFKNQLLLDITSEGLRIQIVDEQNRPMFNSARAELQPYFKEILHEIGFVLNDVPNRIGLTGHTDSTPYMSETGYSNWELSADRANASRRELIVGGMADAKVLRVVGLASAANLDKADPFNPINRRISILVMNKRTEESVIRDGGRQIEVGAEEGTVEEAPAAPPSGPPVRK is encoded by the coding sequence ATGGCTGAAGAAGGCTTACGGCCCATTATTGTCAAACGGATCAAGAAGCACGGCGGCGGTCATCACGGCGGCGCGTGGAAGATCGCCTATGCCGACTTCGTGACGGCAATGATGGCGTTCTTCCTCTTGATGTGGCTGCTCGGCTCCACCACCAAGGGCGACCTGAACGGCATCTCCGAATATTTCAAGACGCCATTGAAGGTGGCGATGCAGGGCGGCTCGGGCAGCGGCGACAGCAGCTCGGTGATCCAGGGCGGCGGCACCGACCTGACCCGCAAGACCGGCCAGGTCAAGGCCAGCGACAATCCGACCGAACAGAAAACCTACAACCTCAACGCGGCCAAGAAGGCGCTCGAGGCCGAGGAAAAAGAGCGCCTGAAAAACCTCAAGCAAAAGATCGAGCAAAAGATCGACGCCAACCCGGTGCTGACCAAGTTCAAGAACCAGCTGCTGCTCGATATCACCAGCGAAGGTTTGCGGATCCAGATCGTCGATGAACAGAACCGGCCGATGTTCAATTCGGCGCGCGCCGAGCTGCAACCGTATTTCAAGGAAATCCTGCACGAGATCGGCTTCGTGCTGAACGACGTGCCGAACCGCATCGGCCTGACCGGCCACACCGATTCCACGCCGTACATGAGCGAGACCGGTTACAGCAACTGGGAATTGTCTGCCGACCGCGCGAACGCCTCGCGCCGCGAGCTGATCGTCGGCGGCATGGCCGATGCGAAAGTGCTGCGCGTGGTAGGGCTCGCTTCTGCCGCCAACCTCGACAAGGCCGATCCGTTCAACCCGATCAACCGCCGCATCAGTATCCTGGTGATGAACAAGCGCACCGAGGAAAGCGTGATCCGCGATGGTGGCCGCCAGATCGAGGTGGGCGCGGAGGAGGGCACGGTCGAGGAGGCGCCGGCAGCGCCGCCTTCGGGGCCGCCGGTGCGCAAGTAA